A genomic region of Halobacillus amylolyticus contains the following coding sequences:
- a CDS encoding conjugal transfer protein TrbL family protein encodes MAKRVFIISIFIVIGAFVITNSSVFAEPGGFYDDVIEQYKQETGNTGRKVEHLKSYMKDIGLDKYNYSSNTFDCAWYDVTCHVSGAFLFSNMVGLVKAGVDQISDIVKTPKNITTDADNLWFMYGFETLSWTMASIFLLYHAMKITVLYMGQAEEGMNILQEKLWQLLAGGILLGVYTKFFEWVMELQRYIAEALGESVVSGKDIAIALAVNSPAYGIVLSLFLAVILIVFAIAYLYRYALFTLLFITGVIAIPTIVNDTYNFFNIWLKTLISNVLTFSLQTLCYALGFKQLVSLEQGAMLYGIAFFILALSVPSLLNQFGGSTGSGRAVSSGVKNVVRYAGRR; translated from the coding sequence ATGGCAAAGAGAGTGTTCATTATCTCAATATTTATTGTTATAGGGGCCTTTGTTATCACTAATTCTTCCGTATTTGCGGAACCCGGTGGGTTCTATGATGATGTGATAGAACAATATAAACAAGAAACTGGTAACACTGGCAGAAAAGTAGAACATCTCAAATCTTATATGAAAGACATTGGGCTTGATAAGTACAACTACTCATCCAACACTTTTGACTGTGCTTGGTATGACGTGACCTGTCATGTATCTGGAGCTTTCCTGTTCTCAAATATGGTTGGATTGGTGAAAGCAGGTGTCGACCAAATATCCGATATCGTGAAAACCCCTAAAAATATTACAACAGATGCTGATAATTTGTGGTTTATGTATGGCTTTGAAACTTTGTCTTGGACGATGGCATCCATTTTCCTGCTATATCATGCCATGAAGATCACAGTTTTATATATGGGGCAGGCTGAAGAAGGGATGAACATTCTTCAAGAAAAATTATGGCAACTCCTCGCCGGCGGGATACTATTAGGGGTTTACACTAAATTTTTTGAATGGGTCATGGAACTTCAACGGTATATTGCTGAAGCACTCGGAGAGTCGGTTGTCAGTGGGAAAGATATTGCCATCGCTCTCGCAGTAAATTCCCCCGCCTACGGCATCGTTTTATCGCTTTTTTTAGCAGTAATCCTCATTGTTTTTGCGATTGCTTATCTTTATCGATATGCCCTTTTTACTTTGTTGTTTATCACGGGAGTAATCGCTATTCCAACGATTGTAAATGACACATACAACTTCTTCAACATTTGGTTAAAAACATTGATAAGCAATGTGTTAACTTTTTCACTTCAAACGTTGTGTTACGCACTAGGATTTAAGCAGTTAGTCTCCCTTGAGCAAGGAGCCATGCTTTATGGTATTGCGTTCTTTATATTAGCGTTGTCTGTTCCCTCTTTGCTGAATCAGTTTGGTGGATCAACCGGTTCTGGTCGTGCAGTATCATCTGGCGTTAAAAATGTTGTACGTTATGCAGGAAGACGTTAA
- a CDS encoding peptidoglycan DD-metalloendopeptidase family protein gives MKETGKSILATIIMKAVLSPVGIACLAVGVICLLASIFIFFPQSEGFDKENPEANKDILNDHTGSYATCQPDGELNRELYISQFQDAGVFTGKGDIFIEVAEKYNLDPVLLASIAFHETGFGTSNLVENYNNPGGLYNSTINDFFRYDSLQAGLDAMADNLYDNYYAEGLFTIEQVGQKYAPIGVKNDPNNLNAHWIPTIKKYSSQLGGLIMHCTVTNSDGFVLPTTDPYITSEFGYRTWPDGSVEFHKGLDFDCEKPDPILAAQQGEVVYAQFNNGGYGNLVIIKHQNNVYSAYAHMSELSVQKGDQVKAKQQVGVCGTTGSSTGTHLHFEIQLGNLFGERVKPGDYLDVHNVPSLNGM, from the coding sequence ATGAAAGAAACAGGGAAAAGCATACTTGCAACGATCATAATGAAAGCCGTGCTATCCCCGGTAGGGATAGCTTGTCTGGCTGTTGGCGTTATTTGCTTACTTGCAAGTATCTTTATCTTTTTCCCTCAAAGTGAAGGGTTTGATAAAGAAAATCCTGAAGCAAACAAGGACATTCTGAATGACCATACCGGATCTTATGCAACTTGCCAACCTGATGGGGAACTGAATAGGGAATTGTACATAAGTCAATTCCAGGATGCAGGTGTCTTCACCGGAAAAGGGGATATATTCATTGAGGTTGCTGAGAAATATAACCTTGATCCGGTACTCCTGGCTTCTATTGCCTTTCACGAAACAGGATTTGGAACATCCAACTTAGTGGAGAATTATAACAATCCCGGGGGATTATATAACTCAACTATTAATGATTTTTTTCGCTATGACAGCCTTCAAGCTGGTTTAGATGCCATGGCTGATAATCTTTATGATAATTATTATGCAGAAGGTCTTTTTACGATTGAACAGGTTGGTCAGAAATACGCTCCTATTGGGGTTAAGAACGACCCTAACAACTTAAATGCCCATTGGATCCCTACCATCAAAAAGTACTCCAGTCAGCTTGGAGGGTTAATCATGCACTGTACAGTAACGAATAGTGATGGATTTGTTTTACCTACAACGGATCCTTATATTACTTCCGAGTTCGGTTATCGCACTTGGCCAGATGGATCTGTTGAATTTCATAAAGGGTTAGATTTTGATTGTGAGAAGCCAGATCCTATATTGGCTGCCCAACAGGGAGAAGTGGTTTATGCCCAATTTAATAACGGAGGGTACGGTAATCTAGTGATCATCAAGCACCAAAACAATGTATATAGTGCATACGCACATATGTCTGAATTAAGTGTACAGAAAGGGGATCAAGTGAAGGCCAAACAACAAGTTGGCGTTTGTGGAACAACAGGAAGTTCAACTGGTACTCATTTACACTTTGAAATCCAATTAGGGAATCTGTTCGGCGAACGAGTAAAGCCGGGAGATTATTTGGATGTTCACAATGTCCCTAGTCTAAACGGAATGTAG